The region CCCGTCCGGCTAATCTCTTCCTCCGGAAGGACTAGGCCCTTGAGATACGCATTCGCAGTCACGGCAACGAGTAAGCTCGCTCCGTAGTTCAGCAGGGACGTTACCTGCCGCAGCGCAAGCTTATCCGAGCAGGACTTGCTCCTTGTCGCCTCGGCGTCTCTGCGAGCCGGCTTGCGGCGCACAATACCTAGATTTGAGAAATGCGCGCGGCCGTCTAGGAGTGCTTGCTCTCCAGGTCGACTCGAAGTCGAAGCTGACGCAGCTGTAGTCGTAGTCGTAGTCGCAGTTGCAGCCGGCGGCACCCAAGGCGTAGGATCATCCTGCTCCGCCATAACAAGCTCCATACTTGCATCCCCACAAGGCGCACAGGTGCAGTACATGTAGATGCCAACATCGGGTCTGATTTCAAAAGGCGGCAAGACGGGACTGTCGCGGGTGAGTATGGGCCGGCGCCAAACATACGGCGAGAGTTTTTCGTCGCACGGCCGCCGATGGATTTCCTCGCGGCCTATGAATGCGTAGCACTCGGCGATAAGCCAGCGGTTGAATGCTCGCATTGCTAGGACTTCGGCGTGGCAGTCGTGGAGGACTAGGCCTTCGCATGTGCCGACTTTGGTTGCTGGGAGGCATTTTGCGCCGCTTCTAGAAGGCATTACTAACTGAGGGGATTGGGAGTATTAGGAGGGTTAATGGACTTACGTGACGGCGATACAGGTTACGGATTCTGATGGGGTGCCCTCGCCTGTGTGATGTTAGTAGATATACCCGACCAATATCAGTGCACACGACTTGATTCCAGGCAGGAAAAGCATAGACGATGAAGTATCAGTACTACGCCATTCCAGGCTCGACTCCCCGGAAACAACCCAAAGAGCAGAAACCCCACCTTTAACAAGGACAATTGCCGACATAGGAATCCATTGCCCAGTCCCATCATCGTTCACGACAGGCTTGCTGCCATTCGGCAAACCATTATAATATGTGTGAACCAGCGCGGCGATTCGCGACGCTAGTGAGCTATGAGCTGCTCCTGTATCTGCCATCGCCGAGTCCTTGTTAATCCCTCTGCTATAGACCGGCAGGTTGTTAAGATAAAATGTTCGCATGTTTCTCGGTACACGAGCATTGCTTAGGTAAGCAACTCACTGGAAGGTGCTCTCGTTAGTTAAGTTATGGCTGTTTGTTTATACTTCGActtttcattttcatttcAATTCCTGTTCCAATTTTATATCCATTTACATTTCTATTTCGTTGAATTTCATTCTCTTTCCATTGGTTCTCATTGGATTTCagtttccatttccatttccattccGTTTCCATTTCAATTTCAATATTTTTTGGGATCAATAGAACTTATGAATACggcttatttattatttactaggGAACAGCTGTTCTTTTGACTCAGGCCGCTTAGTATACAGTCGAGTAGGGCTCTCGAACCATATCAAGCTAATTACAGCAGTTAGGAAGTACCAGTACGTAGTGGGATATTTATAGCGATACAATCGGCTGGCACTCAAAATAACGTTTAAaacttaattaaaatctagtCTATAGTCTTACCATTTTTCTAGGAACGGGGCATTGGTATACTCTCAAAccccttcccttcttcgcgATGTGGAACAACAACCTGCAACCCTAATCGCCCACAGAAACCATCATGACTAGTAGTCCTCTCAGCAGAGCGGAAGGagccagctcctccttcatcgttGATAAAGGCCGCGTCTTGGACACGTTGCCCAGGCACTTCCTTCCGCCGGGGGTTAAACCAAGGCAAACCAACAAGGTGATTCCCGATATTATGGAGAATAGAGTAGAGTTTCTCAAAGCGCCGCGTAGTCCAAAGCCAGGATAGAGAGCGCTCGTCATATGCGACACGCACGAAAGGATTCATGTATATCCCTGTTTCCGTCACCTCGTTGTCCCCGGATTCCCCAATATGCTCCCTCGGGACCTGGATATCTGCATGGATGAGACAACACTCAGAAGCATCCCAGAACATATTCACATCCTGCGAGGCGCGGAAGCGAGCTGGGAGATTACCTCCTGCTGCTTCAGCAGCCAGCCTTCCTTTGTCGTGTTGGAAGAATTGAGCGTCGAATGCGACCATgcctccccagcagctgcGGACCGGCACAGCGTCTTTCCCGCTGAGAACGTCTTTGCGGCTTTGGGCGCTGCCGGAGTTCGAAAACCAGGGGTAAAAGGGCAGGCCCATGCTGTAGCCTTCCAGGTCGCGCGTGGCGTAGGTGTCGTAGAATTTGAAAGGGTTGATGAAGTCGACGGCGCAAGCGGCTCGGTACTGCGCTATGCCGTCGTCGTTGACGTTCGTTGAGAATAGGAGTTGCAGCGCCTCGACGGGGTTAAATGCTACATCATTCAGGAATAGGATCTTGTCGAAATGTGCCTGCGTAGGCTCGTCCAGGGGCTGGAGAGCACGGTTGCGTGTCTCGGCTAGGTACGAAATCCGTTTAACTCGCTCTTTGCCTCCTGGGACGATTATTTTTGGGAGCTCTTCCAGGCCTAGATGATGCTCGTATATGATGGAGTTGTTGCATGGCACCCGTGGCTTCAGATCAGCTAGGGATTGCTTGCCCTCGGCTCCGCTGTCGTTCTCATATATGCTGAGAAAAGCATTGTCTTCCCCAAGTAGAtcgatgagctggagaaTGCTGGATCCCCAGTGGCCCCAGACCAATTCCCCACTCAGGTCATACAAACTAGCGGCAATAAAGACCTTTTCATTGCGAGGGTTCCCTCGGCCGGCTTGgtctgatgctgatgctaGACCACTAAGCGACGAGTAATGGGGTGGAGGACTTGTGTATGAGGGGAAAAAGGTGGCTGTGAAGACCGTGAGGATCAGAATAGCCGACAGGACGACGAGCCCATAGTATGGCAACCGAAAGAGAATGCGTCGAAACCTGCGAGGCTGGACCAAGGTCGGTATTAACGGTCTATAGTTGCCATGATAATCGCCACCTGGCGAGAAGAGATATCGAACGGAATATATGCGCTGTAAGACTCGTTCAAGCAGAGACCGCTCTTTCCTTTGGGCCTCGACCTCATACAAGTCGTAGGCCTCTTGGCAGTCTTCCACCGAAAGCCGCTGAGCAGGACTGTCGTGCCTGGAAAGGAGATGGCCCGACATGAAATATCAATATAGAGCCTGCCAGCATCTGCAATAATTCTGACACCGGACGTTGTTGAAGCCTGGGGGGGGCGCCGCGCATCCTTATGGAGACTGGCAGAAGGGGCCAAAACTAAAATCAGGGACCTCTGAACGGTTTCAACCAGTTGAAGTTAGTTATGTGGGGTTTTGGATGCACATCTTGTCTGGGCCTGAACGCTGGGTGGCAGTGAAGCCTGAGAGGCTCCGCCTAGTGGCGATCCATACTTACACTGGTGCATGTTGTTGAGACCTGTGAGGCTGTAAAGCTGTCGCCCGCTGGGTTGATTGTCCATTCACATTCACAAAGATTGCAGGATTCTGCTGTACTCACAATGCTAGAAGTGTTATGATGCAAGATAGAGTATACCTATCGAAGGGGACTATTGAAGACCTTCAGATGCAGGCAGGAGGAAGTTTGCTTCACTGACGACAGTCGGCGATCTTGGAGTTGCCCTCAATGACATGTGGTTCTGCCATCATACTCCGTAAGGTACGCGGCAGGAATCTTCTCCCGTGAGGTCGCCACTATTTCGCTCGgaccttcatcatccttAAAATAAAGGTTCAAATGACCCTTTAGCATCTGCATGTCCTCTTCCGGGATTCCATTTGCCCTAGGGTATCCCATAATGCCAAATAGTCCAGGCAGCGCGGGATCTTTGAAGCTGGTTAGTCTGCAGCCACCCGAGGGTTGAATCTGTACGGCGCATGAATATTGTCAGTTACACATTGACTGAGAGTTGtactttatattaagctCTACTCCGATAAGGTAGGCACGTGGTGGGCTGCGGCTTCCTGTTTCGGCTGGATTCGTCAGCTGCCACGTTCTCCACCTCCACTCTCTTCTCTTGTCTCTTTTATTTCTCCTTCACCCCGCATTACGTATTCCCGTCTATCAATACGTTGTCGgtcagcctcctcccaggGGCCAGTGGGGTTGCAGCATGACGATATTCGACAAAGCTGCCGATATCTCGGCGAGGCCGTGCCTGTGGGATCTAAACTGTTTGAGGTTTAGGTCCCGTTGCTCGACAATCGAGGCTGCGCTGATGAGTTGCTGACAGGGTGATGGGATCTGGATAAGCAGGCGCTCTGCCTCTTGCTTCCAAATTCTCCCTCAACTCATCAGATCTTCTTGCCCTCATCTCGAGCCCTCACCAATGGCGACCTTGCGCAAAGCCTGCCGCAATTGCACCGCCTCCAAGAGAAAATGTGTGGTCCAGTTGCCTAAATGCACTCGCTGTGCCCAGCGCGGGTTGGAGTGCCTGTATGATCTCGAGCCCTTGAGCGTGTCTTTCACTCAATCTGGCAAGCAACATAAACTCTCGTGGAGCCCATCGGCCATGGACACGCCCGCATATTGTGTGATTGGACGCGTTAGTGAGCTTTCCCACATTGATCCGGCGATCTGCCCTGTTGGGAGTCCGAATGCTTTGAAATTTGTGCGCCTGGGGTATCAGCCAGTTCTGGACCTTCTCAAGTCAGGAAACCCTGCAATATTCATACATCCAAAGCTGCAGATGCACCACAGCTGCAATCGTTTTGATGTCCTTGGAGACCTTGAAAACAGTGTGACTCGTGAGAGCTTCAAGTGCCTAATTGAGCTTGATGTCAGTGTAGTGCCCATAATGGAGGCCCTTACTgctcttcaatctcttcttATTCACGTTGCAACGTTTGTCTTAAACAAACAAGTCACGGGAAAGGATTTCCTTGACCTTATTTTGGCGTGGACAGAGTCATTGCTAGCATCTGCCCAGACTAAAATACCCCCCAACCAGTCACCATGGCAGGCATGGCTATTCGGGGAGAGCGTTCGGCGAACAATAATCATGTCCTACGCACTCGTCATGTCCATATCAAGTTTTGAATATGGATACTGCTCCCATTGGCTTTTCCTGGAATCTCTTCCATTCGATAAACGCGTCGGTCTGTGGATGGCAGGGTCACCACAGGCTTGGATTGCGGTAGCAGGAACTAGAACCGGccaggaagttggagaaCAGCTGATCTCGTTTCACGAATTTGGAGAAACTCTCGATGGGTCGGATGACGACTTCCACGGCGATAGTTTCCTCGCTTTGGTTGCACTCGGTCATAACGGGGCGCAACAGAGTGTACCAGGCACCCAGTGGGAACTAAACCAAGATGGGCTGCTCACTCGAACTGGACTACTATAACCGTTAAGTAGGTCTAGGAGAAGCTCTGCTATAAATTATGCCAGATTCCCAGCGCTGTTCTCATCTGCTATCCCCAGAATTCATCCAATCTTCCCCCAACAACGCCACAATGTCCTCAGAAAAGCCCAttctcgtcgtcttcggtgCCACAGGCAACCAAGGAGGGTCTGTCATATCGCACTTTCTATCGTTGCCCTCTTCTCCGTACACCCTTCGCGGCCTCACTCGTGACCCATCGTCGTCCAAATCTGTTGCTCTCGCAGCGCGCGGAGTGGAGATGGTAGCTGGAAATAACTACGATCCCGCCTCCCTTGACGCTGCCTTCAAAGGTGCATCTGCCATCTTCTGCGTTACCGATTTTTGGGCTGCTTTCTTCGATCCTTCGCAGCgcgagaaggctgctgcatCTGGTATATCTATTGGAGAGTATTGCAGGAATCTCGAGGAGCAGCAAAACCGAAATATCATCGACGCTGCTGCCAAAGTAAGCACGCTAGTGCGCTTTGTGTTTTCCAGCTTGCCGAACACGAACAAATTAAGCAGTGGGAAGTACAAAAACGTCTACCACTTTGATTCCAAAGCTCTTGCCGAAGAATATGGTCGTGCGACTCATCCAAGCCTTTGGGAGAAGACGACCGTGCTTTATGCCGGACTGTACCTGGAGAATTGGCTCGACACCTTGGGGGCTGGTGCTTTACTACCTCCAAAATGGAACAAGGAAGAGGACCAACTTGTATTGCCTTTGCTGGGTCCATTGAGCGATGCGCCGTTCCCCCTGTACTCCGCAGTGGACGATACCGGCGCCCTTGTACATGCCATACTTCGCACGGACCCGGGCCAGAAGGTCGTCGGTGTCAATGAATGGCTCAGTATCAAAGATATTGCCATAACTTTGGGTCAAGTGCTAGGAACTCGCGTTGAATTTGTCCAGGGTGATCCAGGCTTCGACCTGGGAGACCCAGATCTGACAAAGGAGATGGCGGAGATGATGGAATTTAGTGTTGTGTTCGGATATGATGGGGCAAGGGTTGATAAGACCATTGTGAAACCTGGCGAATTAGGAGTGCCAGTGCATCTTCAGTCTGTCAAAGAGTGGTGTGCAAAGCAGGATTGGAAGAGTGTGCTACAGGTTGGTGGAAATTGATGCTCTACCCTGTAGCTTCATACCAAGTTGAATAAGGGATTTAGACCTTGctctatatatacatctaattaataatcaATACTCTACTCCAGCCATCCATATTATATACCATTTTCTGAATTGTCCTTGAACAGAGCACACTATGCATAGCCTAATATACTCCCATAGCAGCCCTATCAGGATACAGGTCACGTGCCGATAACGTTATCACGACAGGCCTTTCCCTCCGCAATCTCTCACCAACCCAACCTCAAACCACACCTCTCGACACTCACATCCGGAAAGACAAAAAACCAACAACCCATAATCCATCAGCCGAGAAAGCAAATTCACCAAAATGGCCGACAAACTCCGCACCCTCCAAAACCTCGAAGCAATGCAAGCCCGGTACGTGGGCACAGGGCACGCCGACACAACCAAGCACGAGTTCCTGTCCAACATCGCGCGCGACAGCTACGCCAGCTACGTCGGCCATGCGCCACTGCTGGGGTACATGGCTGTGGGGATGGGCGAAAGCAGGGAGAAGGTGCGCGCGGCTatgattgagaagatggttAGGGGGGTTGGGGCGCCGCCGGAGGTGAgttaagaattattttttaaaggGAGAATTGGAAGAGGACTAAtcggcttttttttttttttttagacGCAGGAGTAAGGTTTATTAAGTGCTTGTTTGAGATATCGGCGTCTAGGATGATCGAGATggatgcgatgcgatgcgatgcgaaGAAATACAGAGACGGGACCAGACCGGGCGAGACGATACGACGCTTCGCCCACTGAGAGATTTATGGATTGAGTCAACGGAGAATCTTTCGATCTGGTCTAAAATGGCCTGGATATAGCGACACCCTGGTTACGATGCGCGGTCGGATCAAAAGGGCGAGGAGACGCACTCCAGAACATACGTGGGTATCCGCTGGGAATTGGACCGGCACGATCGCACAAATGAGAGGATAAATGGGATGCAGCTAGTACTTTTTTTACGGCGTCTATGGTGGAGTTTCGGACATCAATGATTTACACCTTTTAAGAGACTGTTTTCAACCTcatatcttattatatattgtATAGTATGCCCGTCGAATGCTACATTCCAGATCATTTTTTACCCAAAATCCAGACCCAAATCACTTCTCTCCCTCCACCCCAAGTTGGCCTGCAAGCTTGCTGTTCTCCTCCTGCAGTGATTTGATCAAACCGAGCCATTGCTTGCGCTCGCTCCGCAGCTTCTCACattccttcttcgtctgCTCGAGTTCCCTCCGGAGAGACTCGTTTTCGTCACGCGAGCGAGCTTTGTCTTgcttttctgcttccttctccgcttcCTTCTCGTGCTTCTCGGCGTCCTTGCGATGCCGGGCCTCGATCTTCGCAGCCTCCTTGAGCTGTTGCCGTTCGATCTTGGACAGTTTTTGGACGAGCTTTGATTCTTCGCGGAAGAGCCCCGACGCTACCTTTTGCATTTTGGGGCTGTCCGCTGCAGGTGCAGGAGCCTCGCCGCGGCTGCGGAGATTACTGCTGCTTGACGTGCGGTCGTCGGATCCTAGACTTTTGGCCCTTGTACTGCTGCTTGGGCTTCCGGGGCGTTGCTCGTGCTGGTGTCCGCTGTCGGCTGATGCGCGGGCTAAGGCCGTCtccttcttggtctcctcCTTGTCTTTGTCATCGGGTGCTCTCAGGCCGAGAGACTCGATGTCTGAGCGCACGAGGTCTAGCTGGGCTTCGACGCTGCGTTTCTCTTGCGCGAGTTTGGCGAGTTGGCGCTCATGCGAGGAAAGTTTGCTTTTACCTGTCTTTTGGAGGAGCTCCGCCGCTGTGATGTCTAGGTTGACGTCGCCAGCGGCGGGGGTTTTTGGTTCTGTAGGCGTTTCGGATTTGAGAGATGTCTGCGATTGTGTCTCGTCGGCATCAGCGTCGACTGGACGCTTCGTTTGGTGGTGCTTTGCCGTATCTTCATCGGAGTCTTTGAATTCGCCTGGTATGTTATATGATGACTCGCGTGAGTGGTGTGGTATATAACCCAGAACTGCCTGCGGCGCATATCGCTCAATGCCAGCGTTGAGCAAGTTCCCGAAGCTCGCAATGAGCCCATGATGTTCTTCCTGCTCATACTCGCTGAGATCCGAGTCACCACTTTCCTCTGGCTCTGATTCTCCCTCAGCATTCGTCGACTCTTTGTTCTCTGACTTGACAGCACTTCGTAAgcgctccttctcctttgcGGCCTCTGGATCCTCACTCGCCCAGCCTACAAACTTGGCTGCGTCTGCACAGATACTCTTCGGCGTGCCCTTCTCAACCATCCATCGCGGAATCGTGCCACCAGGGTCACTCCTCGTCACCATAATCCACTCGACAGGATTAGACTCTCCATCTGCACCATTCGATGCCGAGCctgatccagatccagatccagacccCTCAGACCCATCTCTATCCACAACAATCTCCCTGATCATCTCAACAGACTCATACTGCCCCCGAATATACTCGCCCACAGGCGGCGCATCAGGATGCTCACAGGGCCTAGAGAgcatcatccagctcctcccttCCCGACCCcgcttcccctccttctcatGCTTCTTGAAATACTCATTCTCCCACGTAACAATCATCGCCACAAAGTCACGGCTCGTCGTCGGTTTCGGAAACGTTGCGCTCACATGGTAAATCGTGAACTTGCCCATGACATTCGCGTCTCCATCTCGTACAATaacctcctcaacaaccctctcCGCCCCAATCCCCCGAACCGCCTGGTCAGGCGGGAGACCCTTCTCAACCCGCTTCTGGTTCCGCCTCAACGTCTCCGCAATCTCCGTGGACAACTTCTCTTCCCAGATTTCATAGGGTAGCCCCTCGTGTATACTCCTCCGCCCAAACCAATGCCCCTGTCCATCCGAGCCATGCAGTTTATAAACCGGTATGCTGAGCGGGTTATCCTTCGAGTGGCTCGGTTTGATGATCGGCTTGGACCAGgcttgttggtgctggtgggcggcggctgcggctgcggatgAATCGGGCGTGTCGGAGTCTGGGTCGAGGAGGCGTGCCGGGGAGGGAGTTACTTTGAATTTATGCTTCGATTTagagctgctggaggaagaggagttTGTGCTTGCGGATTTCTCGGGAGGGGGTTCGGGGACGGAGTCGACTATCAGGCGGGCTTGGGAGCGCAGGGTTGTGAGGTAGTTGCGGAGAGAGGCTTGGTCGGTTGGGATTTCATCCCGGGGTGTTGAAGTTAGACATTGGAGAGCTTCTTGGAGGGCGGCCATTTAGGTACTCGGTAGGTGGTAGATGGATGATGAGGGGTTCGAGGCGGTTGCGCTCGGAGATGATGGATAGATAAGGAATTATAACGAGAGAATTAGCTTATATTTAGGATTCGGCGTGTTTCGTGCTAATTGAGAAATGATGACAGAAAGGGTATAATAATGAGTCGATAATAAAGATGAAACTGCGGACGAACAGTTCGTTCCATGTTGGAGCCTGGGGATCTTGCCAGGGAAATGTACCTGACGTCACCGATTCTCGGCCCTCCGTACGATCTACAACAGAGCTAAGGTGTACTTTGCGGAGAACTACAACAATTTCTACGGCAAATAATCAACTGTTTATCTGTTGTTCAATTAAGACTCCAAACTAAATAcaagctgaagctgcatACAAATTGATCAGAGAGCGGAAAGAATGTAGTGTTAGGCACAGCCCAGTCCTGCATCTGGTTCCCGCCACCCATACTCTCACCAgtgggagatggatggaCGGGCACGTCCAGGTAATATAATTCCAGCCTAGACAGTAGGAGATGAACCTACCAGGCAACAGGGGGCTGACCAGGTCAGAGGTCAGAGGCATATCAATCGGTGAGGGAAAGTAAACCGCAGTCACGGACTCGGATgctttcttcctcgctcACGGCCCGCCACAGGCAGACGAATGAGACCAACGATCGATACACCTCATCCCAGTTCAAACCAAGTAAGCCGCCGTGTTGTAACTCTGCGTCCATAACCCATCTCAGATGAGCATGTTTCGCAGCACCATGATTGCATCTGCTCCCAATCCGTCATGTCAGATTCCAGTCCGATAGCCTGTATCAGAGGAAGCAGATGTTCAGCAGGAAACAAAACGATTGGTTCTCAGAACCACTTTCATCGTCTCCAAGTTTCCTGCCAAGTCATGGAACGAAATGAAATCCAATGAGTGTGGTAAAACGTTTCTCATCCAGCCATATCCCTAGCCGCGAGGCTCACCAGTCTTCATGACATATAATGCGGGATCAAATGGTAACGAAAAAGACAGATAGCCGTcccgccgctgctgcttaATGCaaaagagagggaaataagaaaaaaaaaaagcaagcaCGCTCAAACAGGCTGAAATCACAATCAAACAACAAAACGAAAGACACGATATTATGTTCTGTGGTCATAATGCAAAGGCGAAGTGGAGTATCATCGGGTTGAAAATCAAATCATGGAGAACGCCGTCACTGATGCCGATTATTCTGTGGTCTGGTTTCCGAAGGGATCTGGTCCCTGTGGGTCTCGTGGGTATATAGTCTCGGACTCGGGTGGTAACGCTAATAACCGGTATTGGCTCTGTCGATAAGGACCCTGGGATCTAATCCAAAGACACGCGAAGTCAGGAAGACTGTCAACATCAAGTGTCTGAGGACTTGAATCCATTACATCGTTGTACCGTACGGTAGCGCAAACTCTTGGTAGCGATCGCCCCATCCAAAACCAGTCATGTTTGCCGCTGTGCTACAGGGCTGCACGAGCATACTTGGAAGTGGGAGCGCTGCAAGAGCAGCTGATGTTGCCGCTGCGCTATAGTACTGCAGGGTATTGTATGGCGAGGTGGTATATGCCTGGCTGTAGGCGGGTGTTGAGGCCATCTGTATTTCAGGCATACtacccagtccagcccacATACTTGGGTTTATATCCCCCGTCGTAACGGGCGCAGGACTGGATGGGAGCACCTTCCATGAGTCCATCGATACCGGTTGTTGCATCGGGTCGTGCCACCATGTCTCGGGTCCGGTCGAACTAGGGAGCAAAGGCGTAGAACGAAGAACATCAACGAtgcgaggaggcggcgggagTAGAGGAACAAACAGGGCAGAAATAGCACCTTTCGCATCCTCACTCCTACCACCAAGCAGCTCTCCcgcaccatcttcctccaggccTTCAAGAGCCTGGGCGCTGGTGCGGTAAACAAACTTGTTGGCTGCTTGGACAAATTCCTCCTGCAACTTCTTCAGCTGATTGTCCTTCTCAGCCCAGTCCCAAGTGTTGGCAGCGGTGTCAATCGAGTAGACATCCTTGTGGTATTCAACGAGCGACTCTATCGTCTCAGGTGTGAGCTTGAACGCGACCTCGTTCCGAGACACCATGTCAACATGGACCACGTATGCTTCGACGTGAATCATCTGGTAGTTGAATAGTGCCTCTACTAGAGGGTTCTCGTCCTTCCTCAGCTCCGCCTCGGGAGCCTTCGGGAACATCATCGAGCAGAGAGTCCAGATAGCGTTCGTTGAAGAAAGAGTTTCGGTTAGACATCTTGTATGCTGCGACACATTGTTCAAAGGTCGCTTGACACGGTTGACTCGTTTTAAGGTTGCGGTGAGCCAAGGTTCGATCCGAGAGTTCAACACCACGTTGGGCGACGACCGCGGCGCAAAGGCAGCGGCCGACGAGGGCAGTAAGACGGTTGGCATTATGATTCAGTGCGGCGTTAGATCAATGATAAGACGACCGCGAAGGAATGAAGAAAGTAGAAAAGTCGCAGTTTGTCAATTCAGAGTATAAAAAGGTTCATCAAGGCAGCAGTCGCCCACAGCGGTTTCTTGTCTTCCGGGGTATTTCCGTGTATAGTTGTAGAAAATCGCCACCAGCCACGAGGGGTGAGACGAGACCACGGGTCCGATAGAATAGTACTGAATCAAAGCACGGGCTATCTGGGGTCCGCAGAAGATCGTATCAGATAATGGGTGTGGGTGGTGGATGGAATTAGGATGTGGGCGAGCGTGCGCGACAGACGAAGGGCATAagaatagataaaaaaaaatggagaagaaagaacgAGAAGTataaaggaaagaaaaaggccaGAGGGCCgaaaaggagagaagaaaagaaaaggccgatgagatgaggaggagagaggaagaagaagagagaggagagaaagtcAAGAGAGTTGAGTAAGACGGGAGGGGCAACTGTACTCAAACAGGCAAACACTCTGCATTAATACACTCGCCTTCTGCAGACAATCCCTGCGCAGGAGCTTGCGACTCGAAATCCGGCAGGAAATAAGGGAATTAAAAACACAAAAATCTTGGATTACTCGTTGGGTCAAGAACCAGCTTCGACTGATCATTAATCTTGCAGGCAAtttcaacccaacccgccATACATCCATCCCCGTCCTTTTAACAGTCCCAGCGGCGACTACGCAACGACGGCTCTGCTCTATCCATTCCGGCGACTTTTTCTCTTGCAGGAGGTGGAAACCCGATCGTATGGAACAAATCAGTCGTTTTGGCCACAACCCGGATTCGCCGTGCGATCTCAGCTGCGCATGGCGGCATGGCCTCGCTGCCTCTCCAGTCTCCTCCTGGCTGAGCGTTAGCAGGATGCAGGTGTCCAGAATGGTCATCGCGGTGGAGACTAGTGTCTTCACTCTTTCGTCCTGCTAGGCTCCTTCCGTACA is a window of Aspergillus puulaauensis MK2 DNA, chromosome 4, nearly complete sequence DNA encoding:
- a CDS encoding uncharacterized protein (COG:S;~EggNog:ENOG410PJHN;~InterPro:IPR024500,IPR023393;~PFAM:PF11274), with translation MAALQEALQCLTSTPRDEIPTDQASLRNYLTTLRSQARLIVDSVPEPPPEKSASTNSSSSSSSKSKHKFKVTPSPARLLDPDSDTPDSSAAAAAAHQHQQAWSKPIIKPSHSKDNPLSIPVYKLHGSDGQGHWFGRRSIHEGLPYEIWEEKLSTEIAETLRRNQKRVEKGLPPDQAVRGIGAERVVEEVIVRDGDANVMGKFTIYHVSATFPKPTTSRDFVAMIVTWENEYFKKHEKEGKRGREGRSWMMLSRPCEHPDAPPVGEYIRGQYESVEMIREIVVDRDGSEGSGSGSGSGSASNGADGESNPVEWIMVTRSDPGGTIPRWMVEKGTPKSICADAAKFVGWASEDPEAAKEKERLRSAVKSENKESTNAEGESEPEESGDSDLSEYEQEEHHGLIASFGNLLNAGIERYAPQAVLGYIPHHSRESSYNIPGEFKDSDEDTAKHHQTKRPVDADADETQSQTSLKSETPTEPKTPAAGDVNLDITAAELLQKTGKSKLSSHERQLAKLAQEKRSVEAQLDLVRSDIESLGLRAPDDKDKEETKKETALARASADSGHQHEQRPGSPSSSTRAKSLGSDDRTSSSSNLRSRGEAPAPAADSPKMQKVASGLFREESKLVQKLSKIERQQLKEAAKIEARHRKDAEKHEKEAEKEAEKQDKARSRDENESLRRELEQTKKECEKLRSERKQWLGLIKSLQEENSKLAGQLGVEGEK
- a CDS encoding uncharacterized protein (COG:S;~EggNog:ENOG410PIVG), which gives rise to MPTVLLPSSAAAFAPRSSPNVVLNSRIEPWLTATLKRVNRVKRPLNNVSQHTRCLTETLSSTNAIWTLCSMMFPKAPEAELRKDENPLVEALFNYQMIHVEAYVVHVDMVSRNEVAFKLTPETIESLVEYHKDVYSIDTAANTWDWAEKDNQLKKLQEEFVQAANKFVYRTSAQALEGLEEDGAGELLGGRSEDAKGAISALFVPLLPPPPRIVDVLRSTPLLPSSTGPETWWHDPMQQPVSMDSWKVLPSSPAPVTTGDINPSMWAGLGSMPEIQMASTPAYSQAYTTSPYNTLQYYSAAATSAALAALPLPSMLVQPCSTAANMTGFGWGDRYQEFALPYGTTM